The Halorussus gelatinilyticus genome contains the following window.
CGTCCTCGCCGCTGGTCGTGTTCTGCGGGTCCAACGTTCCCGAGTCGTTCCCGCGGGCGTACGTGAGCGTCCCACCGCCCTGTTGTTCGGTCCCCTGCTGTGCGTCCTCCGCGCTCCCGGTATCGACGTAGCCCGCGACCGACGCCGACGCGGCCGCCCCACCGGCCGCCTTGAGCAGGCTCCGCCGCGAAACGGATGTGTCGTTTGAAGTCATCCAACGATACCAATCGATGATTTAGAATATAAGAATGCGGGACCGCATTGAAGAATCGTTAGATTAGTTCAAAACTCCTACCGGTGTGCAACCAGTTCCGCCCGCTCTCACGAACTGCCTCGCAGACGACTGCAAAACTCGCGGCAGAGGAAACCCCGGAGCCGATGGCGAGGGGTACTCTCCACGAGGTCCGAGGAGCACGGGAGGCCGTCGCCGGAGCGGAGAAAAGAGAGCTACTGCGGTTGGTCGTAGAGGTGGCAGGCCGCGGGGTGGGCCTCGTCCTGTAACACCGGGTCCTTCCGCTCGCAGACGCTCTCGAAGTGGTCGCGGAGCAGCGACTCGGCGGCGGCCCAGTCGCCCGACGCGAGGTAGTCGAACGACTCGGCGACGAGTTCGCGCGGTCGGCCCGACGGTTCCGCGTCGAACAGGCGGTCCCAGAGGACGGCTTTGAACGCGGCGGGCGAGGCGTCGGGTCTCCCGCCGTCCGCGGCGGTCGCGGTCTCGGTCCGGGCGACGTCGCCGCCCGCGGCTTCCTCCCACGTCGCGTCGAGGTCGATGGCGCGGCTCTCGACGCGCTCGCGGTAGTCCATAATCTGGCGGTACGCGTCCTGTTCGACGTCGAGGTCCTCCGGCGGGATGATTTGGGGACATCGCGTCCGGAAGTGACAGCCGGAGGGCGGGTCGATGGGCGATGGCACGTCGCCTTCGAGGATGACCCTGTCCTCGGTGTCGGACCGCGGGTCGGGTTCCGGAATCGCCGACAGCAGCGCCTGCGTGTAGGGGTGTTTCGGGTCGGAGAACAGTTCGTCGGTGTCGGCGACCTCCACGATCTCGCCCAGATACATCACCGCGATGCGGTCGCAGATGTGGCGGACGACGCTCAGGTCGTGGGCGATGAACAGGTAGGTCAGCCCGAACTCCTCTTGGAGGTCCTCCAGCAGGTTGAGAATCTGGGCCTGCACCGACACGTCGAGCGCCGACACCGGTTCGTCGGCGACGATGAAGTCCGGGTCCACCGCCAGCGCGCGGGCGATGCCCACGCGCTGGCGCTGCCCGCCCGAAATCTCGTGGGGGTAGCGGTCGTACTGGCCCTCTTCGAGACCGACGGCCTCCATCAGTTCGGCGACGCGATTCCGGCGCTGTTGCTTCTTGGACATGTCCCCCTCGGGGTCCTCCTCGGGCAGGTCGTGAATCTTGAGGGGTTCGGCGATTATCTGACCCACCGTCATCCGCGGGTCGAGGCTGGAGAGGGGGTCTTGGAAGATCATCTGCATGTCCTTGCGCTTGTCGCGCAACTGCTCGCGGTCGAGGCCCGAGAGGTCGGTGCCTTGGAACACGATGCGGCCGTCGGTCGGGTCCTCGAGGTGGAGCAGGGTCCGCCCGGCGGTCGATTTCCCACAGCCCGATTCGCCGACCAGTCCGACCGTCTCGCCCTCGTAGATGTCGAAGTCCACGCCATCGACGGCTTTGACGCTCTCTACCTCGTCGGCGAGCCACTCGTCGAGCAGGCCGTCCGCGCGCGAGAAGTGCTTCTTCATCCCCTCGACTTCGAGGAGGCGGTCGCCCACGTCGTGGTCGCGGGTCGTCATCGTCTCGAACTCCTCGCCGTACTGGCTCTCGTCGAACTCTTCGAGGACGCACTTCGCGCGGTGGTCCACCTCCTCGGGCCCGTGCTGGAGGTTCGGAATCTCGCCCTCGGTACACTCGGGTTGCGCCCACGGGCACCGGGGCGCGAAGTGACAACCCTGGGGCATATCGATGAGGTCCGGGACGTTGCCCTCGATGGGCGTCAGGCGCTCTTTGTCCTCCTGCGGGATGGATTCGAGCAGCGCGTAGGTGTAGGGGTGGCTCGGGTTGTGGAAGATTTCGTCCACGGGACCGACCTCCACGATGTCCCCGGCGTACATCACGGCCACGCGGTCGCAGGTCTCGGCGACGACGCCGAGGTCGTGGGTGATGAAGAGGACCGACATCCCCAACTCGTCCTGCAGGTCGTTCATCAGGTCGAGAATCTGGGCCTGAATCGTCACGTCGAGCGCCGTCGTCGGCTCGTCGGCGACCAGCAGTTTGGGCTGGCAGGCCAGCGCGATGGCGATGAGGACGCGCTGGCGCATTCCGCCCGAGAACTCGTGGGGATACTCCTCGACGCGCTCGGTCGGTTCCGGGATGCCGACCTCTTCGAGCATGCCGATGGTGTCCTGCAGAATCTCCTCGTCGATGTCCTTTCCGCCGAGGCTCGGCGCTATCTCCCGGACCGCGTTCCACCACGAGTCCTTCCGGCGGCCGCCGTACTGGTGGAGGCGCAGGCTCTCGGCGACCTGCTCGCCCACGGTCAGCGCGGGGTTGAGCGAGGTCATCGGGTCTTGGAAGATCATGCTGACCTCGCCGCCCCGAATCTCGCGCATCGGGTCCTCCGGCGTCGAGAGCAGGTCCACGTACCCCTCGTCGGGGAACACGAAGTCCCCGACGCCCGAGGGGTACCGCTCCGCGAAGTCGGCGGTCAACTCCTCGTGGTAGAAGGCGGCCTCGCCGTCCGCGATTTCGCCGGGGTCGTCCACCAACTGCATCAGCGAGAGCGCGCTGACGCTCTTGCCCGACCCGGACTCGCCGACCAGACCGACCGTCTCGCCCTCCCGAATGGTGAGGTCGAAGTCGTCCACCGCCTCGACCACACCTCGTTCGGTGTTGAACTGCGTCCGCAGATTTGAGATTGACAGTAAGTCACTCACAATTACGCGAAAGTGGTGCGTCCGCTGGCAAATAGCTTTCCACTTTTCCAGCGGACGCGACCGTGGGGCGGCGAGCGGTCGAGAGACTACGGGTCGCTGTCGATGTCAGTGAACTCGAACCGTGCCCCACCACCGGCGCTCTCCGTCACCTCGTACTCCCAACCGTACACCTCGGCGAGTTCGCTGACGAACGCTAGTCCTAGTCCGGTCCCTTCTTGCCCGGAGGTAGTCGTGTATCCCGCCTCGAACACCGTGTCTCGGTTCTCGGCCGGGATACCGGACCCGTCGTCCGCAACGTAGAATCCGCCGGCAGTTTGCTTCGCTCCCTGCCGAGCCTCGTCTTCGCTCCGCTCGGACGAGACGCCGACGGACTCGTCGGTCGAGTCTCCGTCCGCTTCGGTCTCGGGGCCGGGCGGAAGGTCGCCGACCGTGATGGTAACGTCGCTTCCGCCGTGTTCGACCGCGTTCTCGAGGAGGTTTCGGAACAGGTGCTGGACGTACGTCTCGTCGGCCTGTATCGTCTGGCCGACCGAAACTTCGAGCGTCGCCTCGGGAGCGTCCACGTCGTCCCACGTCTTCCGGGCCGCGTCCGCGAGTTCGACCGGCGTTCGCTCGCCGACGGCCTTGCGGCCGCGAGTCAGTACCAGCATGACGTCGATCATGTCCTCGATGCGGTCGAACGCCTCCGTGACGTACTCCACCGCGTCCGTGCCCGCGTCGTCGGGCAACTGCTGGCTGTATATCTGGCCGATGGTCACGGGATTGCGGAGTTCGTGGGCCAGCATGCTGGCGAACCTGTCGAGGCGCTCGGTCCGCTCCTCGAGTTCTCGCTCGCGTTCCACCTGTTCGGTGACGTCCTGAGCGAGACTCAGCCCGGCGAAGATGTCGCCGTCGGCGTCGCGCAGGGGTGCCGCCCACACTCGCCAGTCTCGACCGCCGAATTCGGTCGTCGTCTTGCCGGTTTCACCGTCCTCGACGGCGGCCCGAAACACCGGTTCGAGGTCCTCGACCGTCTCCGACGGGAAGATATCCGGCATTCGGTTGCCCTCCAGACGGTCCGCGCTCGGTAGGGTCTCGCCCAAGACTTTCCCCTCGGCCAGGGTGTAGCGGAGTTCGTGGTCGTACACCCCGACCGCTCCGTTCGGGAAGTTCTCGGTGAGCGTCCGATACCGCCGCTCGGACTCTTCGAGCGCTCGCTCGCGCCGTTTCCGCTCGGTGATGTCGCTCGCCATCCCGATCCACTCCTCGATTTCACCGTCTTCGTCGAGCATCGGCACCGCGCGCGAGAACGTCCAGCCGACGTTCCCGTCGTCCCGCTCCACCCGGTGTTCCAACTCGAAGATGCCCTTCGTCCGGATGGCCTCGTCGATGGCCTCCCTGACTCGCGGCTGCTCGTCCGGATGGATGTACTTGTCGAGCCAGTTGCTGGTCGATTCGTCCGTGTCGGCGAGGAACTCCTTGCCCTCGAGTTCGTGCATCTCGCTCCAGTCGGGGCTCATGCGATACACCACGTCCGAACTCGCGGTGACCAGCGCGCGGAATCGCTCTTTGCTCTTCTGGAGTTCCTCCTCGGCCTCCTTGCGCTCGGTGACGTCGCGGGTCGTCCCGGCGATGGCTTCGACTTCGCCGTCGTCGTCGAGTACCGGCGCGAAGATGTAGTCGTAGACGCGGCGGCCGAGTTCGGCGTGTGGGAACTCGACCTCACCGCGGACGGGTTCTTTCGTCTCGATGACCTCGTCGATTTCGCGCTCGTGCATCTCGGCGTGCCACGGCTCGTAGCCGATTTCCTCCAGCGTTTTCCCGATGGATTCCTCGAGGGTTCGGTCCCACATCTCCAGCACCGCGTCGTTGGCGAACGTGAAGTGGTAGTCGAGGTCGAAGGCGTAGACGAGGTCCGGCGTGCTGGAGACGATGGTCTCGTAGAGCCTCATCTGCTCTTCGGTCTCGGCTGTCACTCGCTCCAGCTCTGCCTCCGCTTCCTTGCGTTCGGTGACGTCGGCGGTAGCACCGAGTATCCGGACCACCTCGCCGTCGTCGTCGTACTCGACTTCGCCGCGGGACGACACCCACCGCGTGTCGCCGTCCGCGTTCGTAATTCGGTACTCGGTGGCGAACTCCCCAGTCTCCTCGACCGCCTCGTCGAGTCGCTCTCTCACTCGTTCTCGGTCCGCGTCGTGAACCGAGGCGAGGAACTCCTCGATTGGTGCGCCCCCGGTAGCCGTCGCCGGGTCCGCGTCGAAGGACGCGACGAGACACTCGTCCGCCGTCACGACGTTCTCCCGAATGTCCCACGTCCACGTGCCGACCAACCCGGCGGACGCGGCAGCTTCGAGTCGAGTTTCCGTCTCGGGAGACTCCCGTTCGCACTCGCCGCGCTGCTCGCGGTTCCGTCGTCGGTGGGATTCTCCGCGTGACTGATTCGGTCGCCCGCGGTCGGTGACTTCTCGAACGACACCGACGGTTCCCCCTCCCGCGCCGTCGGCTTCGAACGGGGTAACTCGCGCCTCGCAGCGAACGCGGCCGCCCTCGGCAGTCTGTACGACGAACTCGATTCGCTCGCTTGGGTCCGTCGGACTCGTGAGGAACTGCTCGGTCGTCGAATCGTCGTCGGCGAGTAGCAGAGAGACGTGTTCGCCGAGCAGGTCGTCGCGCGCGTAGCCCGTCAGTTCCACGACGGCGTCGTTGACCGCGGCGAATCGACCCTCGGCGTCGAGTTGGTAGATTCCATCGTCGATTACGTTCACGAGTGATCGATAGCGCCGGAGAGCCTCCGGGCCCTCGGCGTCCCCCCAAAACGCTGGGCCAGAAGCCCCCGCTCGTCCACTCATACGCCTAATCAGTAGCGTGCGCTAGATAAATCTTCATGTGGTCGGCGCGCTCGGAAAAGAGAGCGGCGTCCCTCCTGCGATTTACCGAAACAGTACGGACCAGCGTCGGAAAACTGCCTTCGTTCGCTAAGCCAACACGCACCATCCCACAGGCTCGAACGACCTCGAACCACCACCGACGCGCGGCGTCACCGAAGTTTAAGAGGCGTCCGGCAGTACCACCTGCCATGATAGATTCCGTCGTCATCGCCACCGACGGCTCGGAGAGCGTCACCCGTGCCGTGCGAGTCGCGCTCGACCTCGCCGAGCGATTCGACGCCGCGGTCCACGCCCTCTACGTCGTGGACACGGGCGAGGTCGATTCCTCGCCCGAGAAGCTGCGCGACGAGTTGCGCGACGCGCTCGAATCGCAGGGCGAGGCGGCCCTCGAAGCCGTCCGAAACCACGCCGACCGCGAGGTCACGACCGCGGTCCGCGAGGGTCGCCCGGCCGCCGAAATCACCGAGTACGCCCGCGAGTGGGACGCCGACGCGGTGGCGACCGGCACGCGAGGCCGCCACGGGGAGAACCGCTTTCTCATCGGGAGCGTTGCCGAGCGCGTCGTCCGGTCGTGTCCCGTCCCCGTGCTGACCGTCCGGCAGTTGGAGAACGGTGAGTAACTCGGCGACGCTCGCTCTCTCCGCCCTCGCGTGACAACCGAGGATTCTTCCGCGCTGGTCCCCCACGGAAAGGCATGAAAGACTGGGTCATCGACGACGACAACCTCTCTATCGAGCGCAAGTCCATCCTGCCCGGCGAGGGCTTCTTCGTGCCGGATTCGGTCGAGGAGGCCAAAGAGGAGGCCGAGGCCGAGGCCGCCCTGACCGGTGCCGAGGTCGCGGTCGTGGCCGACCCCGACGCCGACGGACTGGCCTGCACCGCGCTGGTCCGGGAAATTTACGGGGAGGCGGCGCTCATCGACGCCGGACCCCACGACTTGGAGGAAGCGCTCGAACGCGTCGCCGACTACAGCGAACCCGGCGCGCGAATCTTCGTCTGCGACCTTTGTCCCGACAGCTACGACGAGGTCGGCGAGTCGCTGGAGGCGCTGGTCGAACAGGCCGGCGACGTCCGGTGGTTCGACCACCACCAGTGGACCGACCCCGTGGACGAGGCGGTTCGCGAGGCGGGCGTCGAGTTGGTCGTCGGCGACAGCGACGAGGAGTGTACCGCCGACGTGGCGGTCCGGTCGCTGGACTACGACTTCCCGGACTACCTCGTGGAACTCGCGGCGGTCACGCGCGACCACGACCTCTGGATTCGGGACGACGAGCGCAGCGACGACCTCGCGGACTTCTCCTACTGGGCCGACCCCGAGGAGTACATCGAAGTGGTCGCCGAACACGGGGCTGACCTCCCCGCCGACATCGAGGAGTTCCTCGCGGAGATGCGCGTCGAGAAGGACGCGCTCATCGAGAAGGCGGTCGCCCGCGCCGACGTCGAGGAGATCGGCCCGTGGACGGTCGGCGTGACCTACGGCCGGTGTTCGCAGAACGAGGTCGCCGAGGAGTTGCGCCAGCAGGGCACCGACGCCGCGGTCGTCGTCAAGCCCTCCGGGAGCGCCTCGATTCGGGGCACCGACGAGTTCGAGCGGTGCCACGAGGTCGCCCGACAGGTCAACGGCGGCGGCCACCCGAAGGCCGCGGGATGTAAGCCCCGCATCTACGACGACATGCTCGACTACGCCCACCACTGGACGACCCGCGGCGCGGTCGCGAAGCAGGTCATCGTCGAGGCGTTCTGGCACGTCGCGCGCGACGTGGAAGCCGAGACGGCGGCGGCCGAGGAGGAACTGGACGAGGGCGACGAGGCCGGCGAGAACGACGAGAGCGACGAATGACGACCGGACTCCCCATCGACGCCGAGAAGCCGATCGTCGGCATGGTCCACCTCCCGCCGCTTCCGGGCGCACCGAAGTACTCCGGCGACTTCGAGGCGGTCCGCGAGAGCGCCCTCCGCGACGCCCGGCGACTCGAAGCCGGCGGCGCGGACGCGCTGCTGCTCGAAAACTTCGGTGACGCGCCGTTCTACCCAGACGACGTGCCCAAGCACGTCGTCGCGTCGATGACCCGCGTCGCGGCCGAGATTCGGGGGGAAGTGGACCTCCCGATGGGCGTCAACGTCCTGCGGAACGACGCCGCGGCCGCGCTCTCGGTCGCGGCCGC
Protein-coding sequences here:
- a CDS encoding ABC transporter ATP-binding protein; translation: MSDLLSISNLRTQFNTERGVVEAVDDFDLTIREGETVGLVGESGSGKSVSALSLMQLVDDPGEIADGEAAFYHEELTADFAERYPSGVGDFVFPDEGYVDLLSTPEDPMREIRGGEVSMIFQDPMTSLNPALTVGEQVAESLRLHQYGGRRKDSWWNAVREIAPSLGGKDIDEEILQDTIGMLEEVGIPEPTERVEEYPHEFSGGMRQRVLIAIALACQPKLLVADEPTTALDVTIQAQILDLMNDLQDELGMSVLFITHDLGVVAETCDRVAVMYAGDIVEVGPVDEIFHNPSHPYTYALLESIPQEDKERLTPIEGNVPDLIDMPQGCHFAPRCPWAQPECTEGEIPNLQHGPEEVDHRAKCVLEEFDESQYGEEFETMTTRDHDVGDRLLEVEGMKKHFSRADGLLDEWLADEVESVKAVDGVDFDIYEGETVGLVGESGCGKSTAGRTLLHLEDPTDGRIVFQGTDLSGLDREQLRDKRKDMQMIFQDPLSSLDPRMTVGQIIAEPLKIHDLPEEDPEGDMSKKQQRRNRVAELMEAVGLEEGQYDRYPHEISGGQRQRVGIARALAVDPDFIVADEPVSALDVSVQAQILNLLEDLQEEFGLTYLFIAHDLSVVRHICDRIAVMYLGEIVEVADTDELFSDPKHPYTQALLSAIPEPDPRSDTEDRVILEGDVPSPIDPPSGCHFRTRCPQIIPPEDLDVEQDAYRQIMDYRERVESRAIDLDATWEEAAGGDVARTETATAADGGRPDASPAAFKAVLWDRLFDAEPSGRPRELVAESFDYLASGDWAAAESLLRDHFESVCERKDPVLQDEAHPAACHLYDQPQ
- a CDS encoding sensor histidine kinase, which translates into the protein MSGRAGASGPAFWGDAEGPEALRRYRSLVNVIDDGIYQLDAEGRFAAVNDAVVELTGYARDDLLGEHVSLLLADDDSTTEQFLTSPTDPSERIEFVVQTAEGGRVRCEARVTPFEADGAGGGTVGVVREVTDRGRPNQSRGESHRRRNREQRGECERESPETETRLEAAASAGLVGTWTWDIRENVVTADECLVASFDADPATATGGAPIEEFLASVHDADRERVRERLDEAVEETGEFATEYRITNADGDTRWVSSRGEVEYDDDGEVVRILGATADVTERKEAEAELERVTAETEEQMRLYETIVSSTPDLVYAFDLDYHFTFANDAVLEMWDRTLEESIGKTLEEIGYEPWHAEMHEREIDEVIETKEPVRGEVEFPHAELGRRVYDYIFAPVLDDDGEVEAIAGTTRDVTERKEAEEELQKSKERFRALVTASSDVVYRMSPDWSEMHELEGKEFLADTDESTSNWLDKYIHPDEQPRVREAIDEAIRTKGIFELEHRVERDDGNVGWTFSRAVPMLDEDGEIEEWIGMASDITERKRRERALEESERRYRTLTENFPNGAVGVYDHELRYTLAEGKVLGETLPSADRLEGNRMPDIFPSETVEDLEPVFRAAVEDGETGKTTTEFGGRDWRVWAAPLRDADGDIFAGLSLAQDVTEQVERERELEERTERLDRFASMLAHELRNPVTIGQIYSQQLPDDAGTDAVEYVTEAFDRIEDMIDVMLVLTRGRKAVGERTPVELADAARKTWDDVDAPEATLEVSVGQTIQADETYVQHLFRNLLENAVEHGGSDVTITVGDLPPGPETEADGDSTDESVGVSSERSEDEARQGAKQTAGGFYVADDGSGIPAENRDTVFEAGYTTTSGQEGTGLGLAFVSELAEVYGWEYEVTESAGGGARFEFTDIDSDP
- a CDS encoding universal stress protein, coding for MIDSVVIATDGSESVTRAVRVALDLAERFDAAVHALYVVDTGEVDSSPEKLRDELRDALESQGEAALEAVRNHADREVTTAVREGRPAAEITEYAREWDADAVATGTRGRHGENRFLIGSVAERVVRSCPVPVLTVRQLENGE
- a CDS encoding DHH family phosphoesterase, giving the protein MKDWVIDDDNLSIERKSILPGEGFFVPDSVEEAKEEAEAEAALTGAEVAVVADPDADGLACTALVREIYGEAALIDAGPHDLEEALERVADYSEPGARIFVCDLCPDSYDEVGESLEALVEQAGDVRWFDHHQWTDPVDEAVREAGVELVVGDSDEECTADVAVRSLDYDFPDYLVELAAVTRDHDLWIRDDERSDDLADFSYWADPEEYIEVVAEHGADLPADIEEFLAEMRVEKDALIEKAVARADVEEIGPWTVGVTYGRCSQNEVAEELRQQGTDAAVVVKPSGSASIRGTDEFERCHEVARQVNGGGHPKAAGCKPRIYDDMLDYAHHWTTRGAVAKQVIVEAFWHVARDVEAETAAAEEELDEGDEAGENDESDE